A stretch of Lathyrus oleraceus cultivar Zhongwan6 chromosome 6, CAAS_Psat_ZW6_1.0, whole genome shotgun sequence DNA encodes these proteins:
- the LOC127097568 gene encoding chloroplastic import inner membrane translocase subunit HP30-2, with amino-acid sequence MEQGKQQQRTMALSLSSKGLPHQIQNPITQIQTRFKNIENGVKLWLSKQSMAVEAAVVATTSAAQGAVMGACMGTFTSNAPAAFAPPPNATLSPQAMASLKQAQALAGGPLIQARNFAVMTGVNAGISCVLKRLRGKEDVQSR; translated from the exons ATGGAACAAGGAAAGCAGCAGCAAAGAACGATGGCGTTGTCGTTGTCGTCCAAGGGTTTACCGCACCAAATTCAAAACCCAATCACCCAAATTCAAACACGCTTTAAAAACATCGAAAACGGTGTCAAGCTTTGGCTCTCCAAACAGTCTATGGCCGTTGAAGCCGCCGTCGTTGCCACCACTAGCGCCGCTCAAGGCGCTGTTATGGGTGCCTGCATGGGTACTTTCACCAGCAACGCTCCCGCTGCTTTCGCTCCACCTCCTAACGCGACTCTCAGCCCTCAAGCCATGGCTTCTCTTAAACAAGCACAG GCTCTTGCTGGAGGTCCTTTGATTCAGGCTCGGAACTTTGCTGTTATGACTGGAGTGAATGCTGGTATTTCTTGTGTTTTGAAAAGATTAAGAGGAAAGGAAGATGTTCAATCCAG GTGA
- the LOC127096073 gene encoding pleiotropic drug resistance protein 1, producing MPIVGAIALHVSLLTFTLRVHPDRLDYVDLVLGSCVKKLSGKPKLDDSRATKQVVALLSAPLDKYNDVVTALTLSNYPHVMDHLDNVTNKVMALVIIQSIMKNNTYISTADKIDEEDFRNVQGKYKCIKSLIEFSGVSLSTPTPNLWPTYELFDDIILISDGQIVYQGPREHVLDFFEFVGFKCPERKGAADFLQEVTSKKDQEQYWFHREKPYRFVTVTQFAETFQSYHVGRKIGDKLAIPFDKSKNHPAALTTEKYGVNKKELLKANFSREYLLMISYDAEDIKSWWIWGYWISPLMYGQNAIMVNEFLGDSWNHFTPNSNKTLGIQVLESRGFFTDAYWYWIGVGALVGFMFLYNIIFTVALTHLNPFDKAQATINEESEDSTTNGTHQEVELPRIVVMQQVQENPLAADRKEEWFFLSNHIREEWLRLPAEVDYNTRKMFIEEVMELVELNPLRNSLVGLPGVNGLSTEQRKRLTIAVELVANPSIIFMDEPTSGLDARAAAIVMRTVRNTVDTGRTVVCTIHQPSIDIFEAFDELFLMKRGGQEVYVGPLGRHSSQLIKYFESIEGVSKIKDGYNPATWMLEVTSSAQELTLGVDFNDTYKNSELFRRNKQLIEELGKPAYGSKDLHFSTQYSQSFSVQCLACLWKQHWSYWRNPPYTAVRFFFTTFIGLMFGTIFWDLGRKYSNRQDLFNAFGSMYTAVLFLGVQNSSAVQPVGMSCGLDYIWIDSITIWRYKHHDGIRK from the exons ATGCCTATTGTGGGTGCAATAGCTTTACATGTATCTCTTCTTACATTTACTCTCCGTGTTCATCCAGACCGACTTGATTATGTGGATCTAGTACTG GGATCATGTGTCAAGAAGCTGTCTGGAAAACCAAAGCTTGATGACAGTAGAGCAACAAAGCAAGTTGTTGCACTGTTAAGCGCCCCACTTGATAAATACAATGATGTTGTGACTGCACTGACACTTTCTAATTATCCTCATGTAATGGATCATCTTGATAACGTGACAAATAAAGTCATGGCTCTGGTTATAATCCAAAGCATTATGAAGAATAACACTTACATATCCACTGCTGATAAG ATCGACGAGGAAGATTTCA GAAATGTTCAAGGTAAATACAAGTGTATTAAGAGTCTTATTGAGTTCTCAGGTGTTTCTCTATCAACTCCTACACCTAACTTGTGGCCCACTTACGAACTTTTTGACGACATTATTCTTATTTCTGACGGTCAAATTGTTTACCAAGGACCACGCGAACATGTTCTCGACTTTTTTGAATTTGTTGGTTTCAAATGTCCTGAGAGAAAAGGTGCAGctgactttcttcaagaa GTAACTTCAAAGAAGGATCAAGAACAGTATTGGTTCCACAGAGAAAAACCATACAGATTTGTAACAGTTACTCAATTCGCCGAGACATTTCAATCATACCATGTTGGAAGGAAAATAGGAGACAAGCTCGCAATTCCATTCGACAAGTCTAAGAATCATCCAGCAGCATTAACCACTGAAAAGTATGGTGTTAACAAGAAGGAACTACTAAAAGCTAACTTCTCAAGAGAGTATTTGCTCATGATATCA TATGATGCAGAGGATATCAAAAGCTGGTGGATTTGGGGTTACTGGATTTCACCTTTGATGTATGGACAAAATGCTATAATGGTGAATGAATTCCTCGGAGATAGTTGGAACCAT TTTACACCAAATTCGAATAAAACACTAGGAATTCAAGTTTTGGAATCTCGCGGATTCTTCACAGACGCATATTGGTATTGGATAGGGGTTGGTGCATTAGTAGGATTTATGTTTCTTTATAACATTATATTCACCGTGGCTCTCACGCATCTCAATC CATTTGATAAGGCACAAGCAACTATAAATGAAGAATCAGAAGACAGCACAACAAATGGCACACACCAAGAAGTTGAATTACCGCGTATAG TTGTTATGCAGCAAGTTCAGGAGAATCCTCTAGCCGCAGACAGAAAAGAGGAATGGTTCTTCCTTTCGAACCACATTCGAGAGGAATGGCTTCGCTTACCAGCCGAAGTTGATTACAATACAAGAAAG ATGTTCATTGAGGAAGTAATGGAACTAGTGGAGCTCAATCCATTGAGAAACTCTTTGGTTGGTTTGCCTGGCGTGAACGGTCTTTCAACCGAACAACGTAAGAGGCTAACTATAGCAGTTGAGTTAGTTGCCAACCCTTCCATAATTTTCATGGATGAGCCTACATCTGGTTTAGATGCTAGAGCTGCTGCAATTGTTATGCGAACCGTTAGAAACACAGTTGACACAGGAAGAACAGTTGTTTGCACCATTCATCAACCAAGTATCGACATATTCGAAGCTTTTGACGAG TTATTCCTGATGAAGCGCGGAGGACAAGAAGTATACGTTGGGCCGTTGGGTCGTCATTCGAGTCAACTGATCAAGTATTTTGAGAGCATTGAAGGGGTTAGTAAAATCAAAGATGGCTATAATCCAGCAACATGGATGTTGGAAGTTACGAGTTCGGCGCAAGAACTTACTTTAggtgttgattttaatgatacATACAAAAACTCTGAGTTGTTTAGGAGAAACAAGCAACTTATAGAAGAATTAGGCAAACCTGCTTATGGTTCAAAGGATCTTCATTTCTCCACCCAATACTCACAGTCATTTTCGGTCCAATGCTTGGCTTGCTTATGGAAACAACATTGGTCGTATTGGCGCAATCCGCCATATACTGCTGTGAGGTTCTTCTTCACTACTTTCATAGGCTTGATGTTTGGAACAATATTCTGGGATCTTGGCAGGAAATA CTCAAATAGACAAGATCTGTTTAATGCGTTCGGTTCGATGTATACTGCTGTTCTCTTCCTTGGGGTCCAGAATTCATCGGCTGTACAACCCGTGGGCATGTCCTGTGGCTTGGACTATATATGGATTGATAGCATCACAATTTGGAGATATAAACATCATGATGGAATCAGAAAATGA